The Rickettsiales bacterium genome segment GCGAGGATGCGCCGTACCAGGCGTCGACGGTGGCCATCTGCGTGAGCGCGTTGAAGCCGTACCAGGTCAGCCCGTCACCGCCATCCGCGAAGAAGTGGTGAGTGTTGCCGGCGACCTCGCAGCCGCTCATCGACGACCAGTCGTAGCTTCCGAACTCGGGGTAGGCGTAGAGCCCTCCCAAGTCGTAGCGGTACTGCGCGTTGAACTCGACCACGAACCCCGTGTCGTACAGCGATCCCGGGTGGACGTAGTGGATGTCCAGCACGGGCAGGCCGTTGTTGTCGGACCAGGTCTCGACGAGATTCGACGTGTTCCCGGTGACGATGATCTCCGGGTGCGAGCCGCGTCCGTGCTTGTTGGGCGCGAACTTGGCGAAGATACGGCCGTTGTAAGCCACGTTCCCCACGTAGGTGGTGAAGTAGACGTCGACCACGGGGCCGTTCGCGTCGAAGTAGGCGTTGCCACCCTGCACGAACGTGTAGGGGGTGTTGTCGACCGTGACGATCTGCGGGCCGGGGTCGGGCAACACGATGACGGTGCCGTTGTCGGAGTGCAGGTTGCTGTCGAGGATGACGCCGCCGAAGATGGCGCCGACAACGAGCAGCGCGCTGGCGAAGACCGCCAGGAGCTGTCGCCACCAGTTGGTGTGCTCCATAGGGAAATTTGGTCCTTCCCGTACTTGTACAGTTGCCCTGGCTGTAAAGGGTAGTAGTGTCCGGTCTTTCTCCAGAATTAGGAGTGGGCAGACGCAATTCCAATGAGGCATGGCCGTGAGGCGCAGCTGATTTCAAGGGAATAGACCATGTTATTATATCATTCTATTGTGACCGGATGATGACAGTTTGTCTTATTTTGAAATATATGATTTCATTTGATTATGGGGGATTTGGCATTACCATGCGCCGCCATGAAGACTGCCTTATTCGATTTTGAACTGCCACCTGAACGTATTGCCACCGAACCGGTTTCGCCGCGCGATAGTGCGCGCATGCTGGTGGTGAACCATCAGGCTTTTCAGGATTCCAGTGTTCTGGAGTTGCCGGATTTTCTTCAGCCGGGCAACATTATGGTCTTCAACAACACCAAAGTGATTCCTGCACGGCTTTATGGAAAGCGTGGCGAGGCAAATATTGAGGTGACGCTCCATAAACATATGGGCGGTAATAGCTGGCGTGTGTTTGCAAAACCCGGAAAGCGTCTGAGGGTAGGGGATAATATCCTGTTTGCAGAGGATTTTTCTGCCCGGGTTCTGGAAAAATATGAAAGCGGCGAAGTGGATATGCTGTTTGAGAGCGAAAATCTCTACACCAGCCTAGAGCGTTACGGCACGATGCCGCTCCCGCCTTATATGAAGCGGGCGGGGCAGGCATCCGATAAGCAGGACTACCAGACTATTTATGCACAGAAAGAGGGAGCCGTTGCCGCACCGACGGCGGGTTTGCATTTCACGGACAGGCTCTTCAAGAAACTGGAAGAAAAGGGCGTTGCGAAAGCTTATGTGACGTTGCATGTCGGCGGGGGCACATTCCTTCCGGTTAAAAGTGACGACACGCAAGGCCATATCATGCATAGCGAATATGCTGAGATTTCAGCAGAAACAGCTTCGCTTCTCAATCAGGCCAGACAAGAAGGCAGGCGTATTATTGCCGTGGGAACCACTTCCCTGCGTGTTCTGGAATCAGCCGCTAAGGCAGATGGAACCCTAGGCGCTTTTGCCGGGGAAACAGATATATTTATTACCCCCGGATACAGGTTTAAGGCTGTGGATGTGCTGATGACAAATTTCCACCTTCCCTGTTCTACTTTATTCATGCTGGTCAGCGCCTTCTGCGGCCTCGATACGATGCAGGCTGCTTATCGTCATGCAATCGATCGGAAATATCGCTTTTATTCTTATGGCGATGCCTGCCTGCTTATCCGGCAGGCTCTTCTGTAGCTATTTTGCCACGGGTACTCAACTAATATGCCTTCAGAGGCATTAATACTGCTATCTTCATCATTTATTAAGCTTTTTCTTATACTAAGAGAGTGCGGGTTGCATTCCTGCACGTTTGAAGCGTATTGGGACTTCTTGACGGATAAGACTATGAAAATAGCTGGAAAATATATATCCGCGGTCAGACCTCTTCAGGTGGCTTCCTTTGCGCTATGCCTGTGTACAGGCTATTCAGCCGCAGCCCAGGTGATTCCGGGCCCCGCAGATGCTGGAAGGGTTCAGGAGCGCTTCAACATGAATCGTCTACCGGTGCCTGAGCTTGGAACAACAACTGTGCCTGCTACTCCGGCCTCACCTGACCTGAAGATGCCCGCCGGAGCGGAAAATATCCGCTTTGTGCTGGAAGGTATTCAACTCAATGGCATCACTGCCTATCCGTCTGAGGAATTTAAACCTTTATACAAAGATTTAGAAGGTAAGAAAGTAAGCCTGAGCGATATTTATCAGGTCGCAGCCGCTATTACCCAGCGTTACCGTCATGACGGTTATGTGCTGTCACGTGCTATTATTCCCGCCCAGCAGATCAAAAATGGTATTATCACAATCACGGTTGTGGAAGGCAGTGTCGGGGAAGTTCATACCCAAGGGCATTACAGTGCAACTAACGTTACGCAAGGCATAATTAGCCGTATACAGTCCATGCATCCGCTGAATGCGCGCGTGCTGGAACGTGAGGTATTGCTACTTAACGATCTGGGCGGGGTGAATGTCCGTGCGGTGCTCGAACCTGTCTCCACGGGGGATGCCGCTCCCGGAACCGTAGCCATAAGACTGGTTTTTGAAGAAAAGCCGGGGAGTTATTCCGCGACGATCGATAATTACGGCTCCCGCTATTTAGGGCCTGTGGAAGGCACTGTTAATCTCAGCAAAGGCAATCTGCTACTGCCCTATGACCTGCTGACTATTGCCGGGATCGGCAGTCTTCCTTTCTCGGAATTGCGTTATATTTCAGGGCAGTATATCATGCCACTCGCAGCAGAAGGATTATCGCTTGCGCTTTCCGGCGGCCATGGCACGGCTGATCCGGCTTATCGCCTGGAATCCTTTAATATTCATAACGTTTCTACCGATGCAGGTGCTTCGCTATTCTGGAAGCCCATCCGTCAGCGCGAGGAAAATCTGACATTCGGCGGTGGCTTTGCGGTTAAAAACGTCCGTAGCAATATTCTCGGAAGTCCATTTTATGACGATAATATAAGGGAGTTAAAGGCTTCAGCCGTTTATAACCGTTCTGACAGCTGGCATGGGAATAACATGCTGGATACGGAAATCGTACAAGGGCTTGATCTGCTTGGTGCTTCCCATCCTGGCTCGCCCAATATATCGCGCGCGGAAGGGAAGACTGAATTCACCAAACTGGATATTACGGCGAACCGTCTGCAGGATCTTACCCATTCCTTTCAGGGATACATCGCATTCCATGGTCAGGTAACAAATAATCCTTTGCTTAGCTCGGAAGAATTCGGCTATGGCGGGCAGAGTTTCGGCAGGGCTTACGACCCTTCAGAAATTATCGGGGATGACGGTATCGCCGGTTCAGTGGAGTTACGTTATAACGGTATTCCTGCTGCCATAGGCATTGTAACGCAACCTTTTGTTTTTTATGACGTAGGCAAGGTATGGAATATCGATACGGCCGGGGGCAGCATGTCCGGCGCTTCCGCTGGTGTTGGCTTACGTTTTGCAACGGATTATCATGTTTCCGGAACTTTTACCGCCGCTCAGCCATTGACGCGTGATGTTACTGCTAATAGCCCACGCACGGGACACAATCCAAGATTGTTTTTCTCCATTACAGGACAGTTTTAGAAAAATATATTTTGTCTGAGCAAATAAATGGCAGATTTGCTTATTTTTGTGACTCTTTTGTTTCAATAACCATCAAAGAATAAGCTTCTGTATTTTTTACATTATATTGCTTTATTTTTGGTGCCAGTGTTTTTTAAGGCCCAAATAGGGGAAAACTTCCCTGTTTTTTATCCATGAAGTTACTGGTTTTTTTACATCTTTTTAACCTTTTCCTCTTAAAATCAAACATAAGAGGATTATACTCGTGGATAAGTTGCGTCTTAAAATATCGACCTCCATGTCCGGTACCGGCTGCAAATTGCCGGGGCTATTGGCATTTGCCGTCAGCGCATTGTTTGGTTTTTCCGTTATAGCCAATCCTACAGGCGGTTCGGTAACGGCGGGACAGGCCAGTATTTCTTCTTCCGGAAGCACGCTGACCATTAATCAGAGCAGCGACAAAGCCATTATTGACTGGCGCGGGTTTGATATTAACGCAGGCGAAACCACACGGTTCAGCCAGCCGGGAAGCAGTTCCATTACCCTTAACCGTGTGAACGCCTTGACGCCCAGCCAGATTAACGGCACCCTGACCGCCAATGGCAATCTTGTGATTATCAACCCTAACGGTGTGATTTTCGGCAGGAATTCGCAAGTAAATGCCAATAGCCTCATTGCGACCAGCTCCGATATCGACAACGGCAGTTTTATGCAGAACTCCAAGCTGGTGTTCAATAAACCCGGCTCTTCCGCAGCACAGATTGTCAACCAGGGTAGCATCACGGTCTATGATGCAGGGTTAGTGGGGCTTGTTGCCCCGCATGTGGAAAATAGCGGTGTCATTAATGCAAGGCTGGGCAGGGTGACCCTGGCTTCCGGTGACGAGTTTACGCTCGATCTCGCAGGTGATGGCCTGACGCAGATTGCTCTTTCTGCACCGATACAGCAATTTGCCGGAAATTCCGGGATTATTCAGGCCGATGGCGGCCTTATCCAGATCACAGCAGCGGCAGCGCGCAGTGGTATCGACAGTTTAATCAGCAATACCGGTATCTTAGAAGCACGCAGCGTCGGAGAAAAAAACGGTGTCATTACGCTCTATGCGGAGGGTAGCAATGCCGTCGCGGGTAATGATACGACCCAAAAGGGGCTGGTTTCCGGCTCAAGCACGGTAGAAAACTCCGGTATAGTTGACGCTTCCGGTTATGGCAGCGGGCAGACCGGCGGTACCATTCAGATCCTCGGAGACCATGTCAGCCTCCTTTCCGGCTCGCATATTGACGTTTCCGGCGATACTGGCGGCGGTACTGTTCGCATCGGCGGCGATTTCCATGGGCAGGGAATCACTCCCACGGCACTTCAAACAACGATGGCCTCCGATGCAACTATCAAAGCGGACGCCGTCACGAGCGGCAATGGCGGTAATGTTGCCGTATGGTCCGATGGCTGGACGAATTTTGCCGGATTTATCAGTGCACGCGGCGGAGCGCTTTCGGGCAATGGCGGTTTTGTAGAAACTTCGGGTAAAAATATCCTGCAGGCAACGGGGCTTGTGGATGCCGGAGCGTCTTTTGGCAGCGCCGGTCACTGGCTTCTGGACCCGAACAACATCACCATAGCTAACAGTGGATCCGATAACAATATTTCCTGTATCAGTGGAACCTGTACGACCACGGACAATAACGCGTTCGTTACGACAAGCACCATCAATGCAGCCCTGAACAGCGGCACGGATATCACCATTCAGACTGGCACGAACGGCTCCAATAGCGAAGATGGTTATATCCTTGTCAATTCCGGCTCAACGATTAGCAAAACATCTGGCGGTGATGCCACATTAACCCTGGCCTCCCATCAGGGTATTTTCTTTGACGGCAATAGCGGCAGCCCGATTTCCATAGGCAGCACAAGCGGTAAACTGAATCTTGTGCTGCATACGGATACCGATCAGACCGGCAACGGTATAATCTGGATGAATTATACTAATATCAATACTAATAACGGTAATATCACGTTTGGTGGCGGTGCGAATCCCTTTACTTCTCCTGCCCCTGGCATGAGCGGATATACTGACGGGATTTCCATGATCGGCGACAGTCTGAGTGCCGGAAGCGGCAATATCCTATTGAACGGACATGGTTATGACGATGCGAGCACTGGCTCCCATTTCGGCATACTTTTAGCCAGCGGCACTACGCTTAATACCACAAGCGGTAATATCACACTTAACGGCACCGCAGGGACTTCCAGCGACTCCAGCTGGGGTATTGTCATGCATGACTCCGGTACATCCATTACCAGCAATTCCGGTCTTATCTCCCTGACAGGTACGGGCGGCACGGTTACTTCCGGCAGCAGCATCGGTTTCCTCACTTATAGCGGTGCTGCCATTACCAATACTTCCGGCGGTATTACGATTTCAGGTACCGCAGGTGCAGGCAGCAGTGGCGGTAGTATTATAGGAGACTGGATAAGTGATACTGCTATCACCAGTCAGAACGGAAATATTTCCATTTCAGGAACGGGCGCTGCCGGCACAGGCACCTATAATAACGGCGTCCTTCTTGATGCAGGCACACTTATCAAAAGCACGGGCACCGCAACCATCAGCCTCAATGGTACCGGCGGTGACGGCACATCCCAGAATTACGGTGTGCGCCTGGATGACGGCCACATTACCAGTGCAACCGGCAATATTACTTTAACCGGGCAGG includes the following:
- the queA gene encoding tRNA preQ1(34) S-adenosylmethionine ribosyltransferase-isomerase QueA, with the protein product MKTALFDFELPPERIATEPVSPRDSARMLVVNHQAFQDSSVLELPDFLQPGNIMVFNNTKVIPARLYGKRGEANIEVTLHKHMGGNSWRVFAKPGKRLRVGDNILFAEDFSARVLEKYESGEVDMLFESENLYTSLERYGTMPLPPYMKRAGQASDKQDYQTIYAQKEGAVAAPTAGLHFTDRLFKKLEEKGVAKAYVTLHVGGGTFLPVKSDDTQGHIMHSEYAEISAETASLLNQARQEGRRIIAVGTTSLRVLESAAKADGTLGAFAGETDIFITPGYRFKAVDVLMTNFHLPCSTLFMLVSAFCGLDTMQAAYRHAIDRKYRFYSYGDACLLIRQALL
- a CDS encoding ShlB/FhaC/HecB family hemolysin secretion/activation protein, which encodes MNRLPVPELGTTTVPATPASPDLKMPAGAENIRFVLEGIQLNGITAYPSEEFKPLYKDLEGKKVSLSDIYQVAAAITQRYRHDGYVLSRAIIPAQQIKNGIITITVVEGSVGEVHTQGHYSATNVTQGIISRIQSMHPLNARVLEREVLLLNDLGGVNVRAVLEPVSTGDAAPGTVAIRLVFEEKPGSYSATIDNYGSRYLGPVEGTVNLSKGNLLLPYDLLTIAGIGSLPFSELRYISGQYIMPLAAEGLSLALSGGHGTADPAYRLESFNIHNVSTDAGASLFWKPIRQREENLTFGGGFAVKNVRSNILGSPFYDDNIRELKASAVYNRSDSWHGNNMLDTEIVQGLDLLGASHPGSPNISRAEGKTEFTKLDITANRLQDLTHSFQGYIAFHGQVTNNPLLSSEEFGYGGQSFGRAYDPSEIIGDDGIAGSVELRYNGIPAAIGIVTQPFVFYDVGKVWNIDTAGGSMSGASAGVGLRFATDYHVSGTFTAAQPLTRDVTANSPRTGHNPRLFFSITGQF